The Mercurialis annua linkage group LG2, ddMerAnnu1.2, whole genome shotgun sequence genome contains a region encoding:
- the LOC126667876 gene encoding cytochrome b-c1 complex subunit 8, whose amino-acid sequence MGKQVKMRAVIYSLSPFQQKVMTGLWKDLPGKIHHKVSENWISATLLLAPLVGTYSYVQHFQEKEKLEHRY is encoded by the exons ATGGGGAAGCAAGTGAAGATGAGGGCGGTGATATACTCACTTTCACCATTTCAACAGAAGGTGATGACCGGACTTTGGAAAGATCTGCCCGGCAAGATCCACCACAAGGTCTCCGAGAATTGGATCAGCGCCACTCTCCTCCTCGCTCCTCTCGTCGGAACTTACTC CTATGTGCAGCATTTTCAAGAAAAGGAGAAGTTGGAGCACAGGTACTGA
- the LOC126667873 gene encoding KH domain-containing protein At3g08620-like, which yields MSGLYAQNFSPARALSPHIRAAPDVDSGQYLSELLEEHQKLGPFNQVLPTCSRLLNQEILRVSGMIPNQGFSDFDRLQRGSLSPMASSEILASNRGTGMVGWNGMPQERLGAQGMNVDWQAAPASPSSYIVKKILRLDIPVDSYPNFNFVGRLLGPRGNSLKRVEASTGCRVYIRGKGSIKDAEKEDSLRGRPGYEHLSDPLHILIEAELPVNVIDMRLTQAREIIEELLKPVDETHDMYKRQQLRELAMLNSNYREESPGPSGSVSPFTSSGMKRAKTGQ from the exons ATGTCGGGCTTATATGCACAGAATTTTTCACCTGCTCGAGCTTTATCTCCCCATATAAGAGCCGCCCCTGATGTTGATAG TGGTCAGTATTTGTCAGAGCTGTTGGAAGAGCATCAAAAGTTGGGGCCTTTTAATCAGGTTCTTCCTACTTGTAGCAGACTTTTGAATCAAG AGATATTAAGAGTTTCTGGGATGATCCCAAACCAGGGCTTCAGTGACTTTGATAGACTGCAGCGTGGAAGCTTAAGTCCTATGGCTTCTTCAGAAATACTGGCTAGTAATAGGGGAACAGGCATGGTTGGGTGGAATGGAATGCCACAAGAg AGACTGGGAGCACAGGGGATGAATGTTGATTGGCAAGCAGCACCAGCAAGCCCAAGTTCCTATATTGTGAAGAAAATCTTGCGCTTGGATATTCCTGTTGATAGCTATCCAAAT TTCAATTTTGTCGGCCGGCTTCTTGGCCCAAGGGGCAATTCACTGAAGCGAGTGGAAGCTTCTACAGGTTGCCGTGTGTACATTAGAGGAAAAGGTTCAATAAAAGATGCTGAGAAG GAAGACTCATTGAGGGGAAGACCAGGATATGAGCATCTGAGCGATCCTCTGCACATTTTAATCGAAGCTGAATTACCTGTCAATGTTATCGATATGCGATTGACACAAGCACGGGAAATCATTGAAGAACTGCTTAAACCTGTG GATGAGACACATGATATGTATAAGAGGCAACAGCTGAGAGAATTAGCAATGCTGAATTCAAACTACAGGGAAGAGAGCCCTGGGCCGAGTGGCAGTGTCTCTCCTTTCACTTCAAGCGGAATGAAGCGAGCTAAAACCGGTCAATAA
- the LOC126668603 gene encoding uncharacterized protein LOC126668603 has protein sequence MKHIWDLVAIKKSTWALWVIRNKLKLLSFWGITKPFNASWNWRSLINLRDEVKSCYCYNLGKGDIMFWHDPWVDGCSLLELYPNMVIEDIDVPYTAKVKDLWRRGRWNLPNPMDEVTAEAWERVRKFSVNSMEDLVVWKHSKNGAFSIQNAWKTFRPATGKVSWWRLIWSPGLVPRHSFIVWLAIKKKLRTKDKLRRWGCVGNDICVLCGEETETIEHLFFSCQVSAIIFQKVLQACLINRNVLVWRRECSWFSRRAAGKSLMARLRRVAFACSVYYVRKGTNISVFEEEAVNVAMILSWIRRDMLLKMYSRRDNSHRFMLVYEN, from the coding sequence ATGAAACATATTTGGGATCTTGTGGCTATTAAAAAGTCCACGTGGGCTCTGTGGGTAATTAGAAATAAACTGAAGCTGCTCAGTTTTTGGGGCATCACAAAGCCATTCAATGCTAGCTGGAATTGGAGGAGTTTAATCAATCTTAGAGATGAGGTGAAATCCTGTTACTGTTATAATCTTGGTAAGGGAGATATAATGTTCTGGCATGATCCATGGGTGGATGGGTGCTCTTTGTTGGAACTTTATCCAAATATGGTGATTGAAGATATTGATGTCCCATATACAGCAAAAGTAAAAGACCTTTGGAGGAGGGGTAGATGGAATCTGCCAAACCCCATGGATGAAGTTACTGCAGAGGCTTGGGAGAGAGTTAGAAAATTCAGTGTGAACTCAATGGAGGATTTAGTGGTTTGGAAGCATAGCAAGAATGGGGCATTTAGTATTCAGAATGCTTGGAAGACCTTTAGACCTGCAACTGGTAAGGTCTCATGGTGGAGATTAATATGGAGTCCAGGGCTTGTTCCCAGACATAGCTTTATTGTTTGGCTGGCAATTAAGAAAAAACTGAGAACAAAAGATAAATTGAGAAGATGGGGCTGTGTAGGAAATGATATTTGTGTGTTATGTGGTGAAGAAACTGAAACTATTGAGCATCTATTCTTTAGTTGTCAGGTATCTGCAATAATATTTCAGAAGGTACTTCAAGCTTGTTTGATTAACAGAAATGTATTGGTATGGAGGAGAGAATGCTCCTGGTTTTCAAGAAGAGCTGCAGGAAAGAGCTTAATGGCAAGATTAAGGAGAGTAGCATTTGCCTGTTCAGTATACTATGTCCGGAAAGGGACGAACATAAGTGTATTTGAAGAAGAAGCAGTGAATGTTGCAATGATACTGAGCTGGATTCGTAGAGACATGTTGTTGAAGATGTATAGCAGAAGGGACAATTCTCATAGATTCATGCTAGTTTATGAAAACTGA
- the LOC126667870 gene encoding uncharacterized protein LOC126667870 isoform X1, with protein MESCSSDNYLPSSSSSSSLSSDVGVNTTSISNSRRYGLNIAASNLIHAPLTTLLEYSGILGGGGGRGGATGSPPSSPPSSSRGFNRGGGGGDDHHQEVTIRIISGGGGGGNGGGVESSTSALLNDQPGGGEVLPETLASDGAVAGGTTDASSSNSSSYQRYDIQNIARWIEQILPFSLLLLLVFIRQHLQGFCVTLWIAAVLFKSNDVLRKQTALKGERKNYVLVTMTVLFMLHVVSIYWWYLNDDLLYPLALLPPTKVPPFWHAVFIIVVNDAMARQVAMAFKCILLLYYKNSRGQNYRKQGQMLTLMEYFLLLYRALLPAPVWYRFFLNKEYGSLFSSLITGLYLTFKLTSVLRKVQLFFTALRALSRKEMHYGSYATSEQVNAAGDLCAICQEKMHAPILLRCKHIFCEDCVSEWFERERTCPLCRALVKPADIRSYSDGSTSLYFQLF; from the exons ATGGAGTCTTGTTCTTCTGATAATTATTTACCTTCTTCATCTTCCTCCTCTTCTTTATCTTCTGATGTTGGTGTTAATACCACCAGTATTAGCAATTCAAGAAGATATGGGTTAAATATTGCGGCTTCTAATTTGATTCATGCTCCGTTAACTACCCTTTTGGAGTATTCGGGCATTCTTGGAGGTGGAGGTGGAAGGGGAGGCGCCACCGGTTCTCCTCCTTCTTCTCCTCCGTCGTCTTCTCGGGGGTTTAATagaggtggtggtggtggtgatgaTCATCATCAGGAGGTTACTATTAGGATAATtagtggcggcggcggcggtggtaATGGTGGTGGGGTGGAATCTTCAACCTCGGCTTTGTTAAATGATCAACCTGGTGGTGGTGAAGTGTTACCTGAAACGCTAGCTTCTGATGGGGCGGTGGCTGGGGGTACTACTGAtgcctcttcttctaattcttcttcttatCAGAGATATGATATTCAAAATATTGCTAGGTGGATTGAGCAAATTCTTCCCTTTTCTTTGCTACTATTGCTTGTTTTCATTCGCCAGCATTTACAAG GGTTTTGTGTGACATTATGGATTGCTGCTGttttattcaaatcaaatgATGTTTTAAGGAAACAGACGGCGTTAAAG GGAGAGAGAAAGAACTATGTACTTGTAACCATGACTGTATTGTTCATGCTTCACGTGGTATCCATTTATTGGTGGTATTTAAATGATGATCTTCTTTACCCGTTGGCTTTGCTTCCGCCTACCAAAGTGCCTCCTTTCTGGCATGCTGTATTTATAATTGTGGTTAACG ATGCTATGGCGCGGCAGGTAGCTATGGCTTTCAAATGTATACTTTTGCTGTATTACAAGAATAGTAGAGGGCAAAATTACCGGAAGCAG GGTCAAATGCTGACTCTCATGGAGTATTTTTTGTTGCTATATCGTGCCTTGTTGCCAGCACCTGTCTGGTATAGATTCTTCTTAAATAAAGAGTACGGGAGCTTATTTTCTTCATTAATTACAGGATTGTATTTGACCTTCAAGCTTACATCAGTTTTGAGGAAG GTTCAACTGTTCTTTACTGCGTTGAGGGCTTTATCACGTAAAGAAATGCATTATGGTTCTTATGCCACATCTGAGCAG GTCAATGCAGCAGGGGATCTCTGTGCTATTTGCCAGGAGAAGATGCATGCACCCATTTTGCTGCGCTGCAAGCACATCTTTTGCGAAGATTGTGTATCAGAATG GTTTGAGAGAGAAAGAACATGTCCATTGTGCAGAGCATTGGTAAAACCGGCAGATATCAGATCGTACAGTGATGGTTCAACTAGTTTGTATTTCCAGTTATTCTAA
- the LOC126667870 gene encoding uncharacterized protein LOC126667870 isoform X2 produces the protein MESCSSDNYLPSSSSSSSLSSDVGVNTTSISNSRRYGLNIAASNLIHAPLTTLLEYSGILGGGGGRGGATGSPPSSPPSSSRGFNRGGGGGDDHHQEVTIRIISGGGGGGNGGGVESSTSALLNDQPGGGEVLPETLASDGAVAGGTTDASSSNSSSYQRYDIQNIARWIEQILPFSLLLLLVFIRQHLQGFCVTLWIAAVLFKSNDVLRKQTALKGERKNYVLVTMTVLFMLHVVSIYWWYLNDDLLYPLALLPPTKVPPFWHAVFIIVVNDAMARQVAMAFKCILLLYYKNSRGQNYRKQGQMLTLMEYFLLLYRALLPAPVWYRFFLNKEYGSLFSSLITGLYLTFKLTSVLRKVQLFFTALRALSRKEMHYGSYATSEQVYTSMARCNMVLKV, from the exons ATGGAGTCTTGTTCTTCTGATAATTATTTACCTTCTTCATCTTCCTCCTCTTCTTTATCTTCTGATGTTGGTGTTAATACCACCAGTATTAGCAATTCAAGAAGATATGGGTTAAATATTGCGGCTTCTAATTTGATTCATGCTCCGTTAACTACCCTTTTGGAGTATTCGGGCATTCTTGGAGGTGGAGGTGGAAGGGGAGGCGCCACCGGTTCTCCTCCTTCTTCTCCTCCGTCGTCTTCTCGGGGGTTTAATagaggtggtggtggtggtgatgaTCATCATCAGGAGGTTACTATTAGGATAATtagtggcggcggcggcggtggtaATGGTGGTGGGGTGGAATCTTCAACCTCGGCTTTGTTAAATGATCAACCTGGTGGTGGTGAAGTGTTACCTGAAACGCTAGCTTCTGATGGGGCGGTGGCTGGGGGTACTACTGAtgcctcttcttctaattcttcttcttatCAGAGATATGATATTCAAAATATTGCTAGGTGGATTGAGCAAATTCTTCCCTTTTCTTTGCTACTATTGCTTGTTTTCATTCGCCAGCATTTACAAG GGTTTTGTGTGACATTATGGATTGCTGCTGttttattcaaatcaaatgATGTTTTAAGGAAACAGACGGCGTTAAAG GGAGAGAGAAAGAACTATGTACTTGTAACCATGACTGTATTGTTCATGCTTCACGTGGTATCCATTTATTGGTGGTATTTAAATGATGATCTTCTTTACCCGTTGGCTTTGCTTCCGCCTACCAAAGTGCCTCCTTTCTGGCATGCTGTATTTATAATTGTGGTTAACG ATGCTATGGCGCGGCAGGTAGCTATGGCTTTCAAATGTATACTTTTGCTGTATTACAAGAATAGTAGAGGGCAAAATTACCGGAAGCAG GGTCAAATGCTGACTCTCATGGAGTATTTTTTGTTGCTATATCGTGCCTTGTTGCCAGCACCTGTCTGGTATAGATTCTTCTTAAATAAAGAGTACGGGAGCTTATTTTCTTCATTAATTACAGGATTGTATTTGACCTTCAAGCTTACATCAGTTTTGAGGAAG GTTCAACTGTTCTTTACTGCGTTGAGGGCTTTATCACGTAAAGAAATGCATTATGGTTCTTATGCCACATCTGAGCAG GTTTACACCTCAATGGCAAGGTGCAATATGGTGCTTAAAGTTTAA